In the genome of Anabaena cylindrica PCC 7122, the window CGTAAATTATAAACCATTGAACCAATAGACATGATTATTTTAACTCCGGTTTAGGATTTTTTTAACATTAGTTTTCAAAAAATTGAATGGAGTTGCTTGGGGTTTTTGCGTAGTTGAGATATGTTTTTGCAGAGATTCTGTTAAATATATGGATTTTTCTTTCTGGGTATGAACAAACAACTTAATTTTTTCTTTGATTTTATCTTGGTTGGCTAAAATAAAATTTATTTTCTCTGGTACTAAAGCATATTCTGTCGTTTCTAAACACAATTCCAAAAGTTTGCTTTCTGCAAGTAAGCGATGCACTTTATCATCATAATTTATAGCAATAAAAGGTTTTCCCATCTGCATAGCAAATATGATAGCATGATATCTACAACCCACCAAAAGTTGACTTTCGACTAATGGTTGCAAAGAGAATTCATCGGGTGTTAAACCACCGAAATAAGTCTTCAATAAATCAAAATCTCTATTCTGGTTAAAATTTAAAGGAAAAGGATTTAATTTAAATTTAGATAATTCTTTGAACCACATTGGTACATCAAATTCTTTCCAATGACACGGAACTAAATTGACAGCAATTTTATTATCAATAGAATCAAAAGTTGTATTTTTTTCTAAGGGATGGGGAAAACACCAAGTTAAGTCGGGATGTATTTCTACTTTAGGATTGTTATTGAGTAATGACTTACTCTGTTCATCTCTGACATAAAAAAATTCAGAATTTTCAATTAAATCATATAAATCTACAAGCAAATCTTGAGAAACTCGGTTGACTCCTAAACCTAACACACCTATTTTAGCTTTACATTTTTTTATCCATTGTTTTGGATTCACCCATATTCCAACTCTTTCAAATACCAATCCACCTCCACCAATCAATATCCAATCGAAACTCTGAAGATATTCTTGTGGTGGAGATAGATAGTGCGGTAAAAATACGATAGTGTTACCCTGAAGTAATCTAGTAATAGAGTATTGAATGCGGTCATCGCCAGCATTAAGAGCGTTATAGTAACCAAAAACTGCAATTTTCATTGTTTAATTAAAATATTTTTTCTATATTTATTTATGTTTTTGTAAGCTTTTTAAGCTTGAATATGCCTTAGGAAAAAAAGTCGAGAATGTTAATCCTGGATGAATAAGATGATGATGTTGCACTACAGCTAAAGGTAACTGGAATAGTGATAATGGGTATTGTTCAATTTTAGGTGGGAGAATTAAAAAAGGAGGCCTTGTTTCAAGCTCTTTTGCAAAACCGCCATACATATTGTTGAGACTATCAATAATATTGTCTGGAAGCTGACTCAAATTGGAGTTGCGATTTCTTTGAGGAGGAAAATCTTTAATATACTCATGTTCAATATCTAAAAAATCAAATATTTCTGGGAGAAAATCCCATATATACTCATATTTTAAAAATAAAATTGGATAATGTCTCGAAGCATAAAACCAATTATGAAAGTGCGCTTCAATTTTAAATTTATCTTCTCCTAAAGTCAGATAACTTTCAAGCGTTTCCTCTTTTAAAATAGGTTGAATTTTTGCATAATTGCGAAGCATATATTGTGAATGCAACCCATGATATTTACGCATAAAAATAGAGACGACAGCCTCCATGGGGTTACCATAAATATAAATAGCTTTAAACTTTATCTTATGAGTAAGAGGAGGCGTATCAGTATGCTTAATTAAATCTGTATTGTGTGAACAGTTTAGACGTATAAATTTTTCAAAAAACCTCATAAAAAAAGAAGTTCCAACTCCACCAAAGGAATTAACTGTGGCATCAAAGTTTATAGTAATAGGAATTGGACTAGCGTAAATTTTATACATTTTTTCAAAATCGCATGAACCAGTGTTTGAATCTTGATTGAAAAGATGAAGCTAGTAATATTTGCGGAAATTGTACAACAGTTTTAAACGTTTTTAACCAACGAATTAATTTTTTGTCACAACTGATAACTGACTGTTCAACTTGACACAAGAATTTGACTTGGTACAGCCATTTACCTTGAAGACTTAATCTGTGTTTGAGAGATATTGGCACGGTTCTATC includes:
- a CDS encoding polysaccharide pyruvyl transferase family protein; amino-acid sequence: MKIAVFGYYNALNAGDDRIQYSITRLLQGNTIVFLPHYLSPPQEYLQSFDWILIGGGGLVFERVGIWVNPKQWIKKCKAKIGVLGLGVNRVSQDLLVDLYDLIENSEFFYVRDEQSKSLLNNNPKVEIHPDLTWCFPHPLEKNTTFDSIDNKIAVNLVPCHWKEFDVPMWFKELSKFKLNPFPLNFNQNRDFDLLKTYFGGLTPDEFSLQPLVESQLLVGCRYHAIIFAMQMGKPFIAINYDDKVHRLLAESKLLELCLETTEYALVPEKINFILANQDKIKEKIKLFVHTQKEKSIYLTESLQKHISTTQKPQATPFNFLKTNVKKILNRS